One stretch of Streptomyces sp. R21 DNA includes these proteins:
- a CDS encoding DeoR/GlpR family DNA-binding transcription regulator codes for MFAAERRQLILEMVRANGAVSLRELARVVQTSEVTVRRDVRALEAEGLLDRRHGGAVLPGGFTRESGFPQKSHLATAEKTAIADLAASFVEEGEAIVVGAGTTTQELARRLARVPGLTVVTNSLLVAQALAHANRVEVVMTGGTLRGSNYALVGSGAEQSLQGLRVSRAFLSGSGLTAERGLSTSNMLSASVDRALVQAASEVVVLADHTKLGTDTMFQTVPTDVITRLVTDEPPGHDDRAATELQALADQGVQIAVAGSSSNGSSSGSGGDSVPAGRQPRRDVPLPGPRRGQVPGAGPGLRSATVLGGDQPPSERARVADMRRR; via the coding sequence GTGTTCGCTGCAGAACGTCGCCAATTGATCCTCGAAATGGTGCGAGCGAACGGGGCCGTGTCGCTCCGTGAGCTCGCCCGCGTCGTCCAGACCTCCGAAGTGACCGTACGGCGGGACGTGCGCGCACTGGAGGCAGAAGGACTCCTCGACCGCCGACATGGCGGTGCGGTATTGCCGGGCGGGTTTACGCGGGAGTCCGGCTTTCCGCAGAAGTCACATCTCGCGACCGCCGAGAAGACGGCCATCGCCGATCTCGCCGCGAGCTTCGTCGAAGAAGGCGAAGCCATCGTGGTCGGGGCGGGCACCACCACGCAGGAGCTGGCACGCCGGCTCGCACGGGTGCCCGGGCTGACCGTCGTCACCAACTCCCTTTTGGTGGCGCAGGCGTTGGCCCATGCAAACCGTGTGGAAGTCGTGATGACCGGCGGCACCCTGCGCGGTTCCAACTACGCCCTCGTGGGCAGCGGGGCCGAGCAGTCCCTCCAGGGGCTGCGCGTGTCCAGGGCCTTCCTCTCCGGGAGCGGTCTGACCGCCGAGCGCGGGCTGTCCACGTCCAACATGCTGTCGGCGTCCGTCGACCGTGCGCTCGTGCAGGCCGCGTCCGAGGTCGTCGTCCTCGCCGACCACACGAAGCTCGGCACCGACACGATGTTCCAGACGGTGCCGACCGATGTGATCACCCGGCTGGTGACGGACGAACCGCCCGGGCACGACGACCGCGCGGCCACCGAGTTGCAGGCCCTGGCGGACCAGGGCGTGCAGATCGCGGTGGCCGGGTCGTCGTCGAACGGATCCTCATCGGGCTCAGGAGGCGATTCGGTCCCGGCGGGGCGTCAGCCGCGCCGGGACGTGCCTCTCCCCGGACCGCGGCGCGGCCAAGTGCCGGGTGCGGGACCCGGCCTGCGCAGCGCGACCGTCCTGGGCGGGGATCAGCCCCCGTCGGAGCGCGCCCGCGTGGCGGACATGCGCCGTCGCTGA
- a CDS encoding nucleoside triphosphate pyrophosphatase translates to MTDQPRRRLVLASQSPARLGLLRQAGLAPEVIVSGVDEDAVTAPTPAELALALAEAKASVVAAKPSVKGALVIGCDSVLDLDGEALGKPADAEEATARWKSMRGRAGTLQTGHCVWDTTTGRHAAAVASTVVRFGEPTDAEIAAYVASGEPLHVAGAFTLDGRSAPFIDGIDGDHGNVIGISLPLVRRLLGELGVGITELWAPPEK, encoded by the coding sequence ATGACTGATCAGCCGCGCCGCCGCCTTGTGCTCGCCTCCCAGTCCCCCGCCCGGCTCGGACTGCTGCGCCAGGCCGGGCTCGCCCCCGAGGTGATCGTCAGCGGGGTCGACGAGGACGCCGTGACCGCACCCACCCCCGCCGAACTCGCGCTAGCGCTGGCCGAGGCGAAGGCCTCCGTGGTCGCCGCGAAGCCGTCCGTCAAGGGCGCCCTGGTGATCGGCTGCGACTCGGTCCTGGACCTGGACGGCGAGGCGCTCGGCAAGCCCGCGGACGCCGAGGAGGCCACCGCGCGCTGGAAGTCGATGCGCGGGCGCGCCGGCACGCTGCAGACCGGGCACTGCGTGTGGGACACGACGACGGGGCGGCACGCCGCGGCGGTCGCGTCCACCGTGGTGCGCTTCGGCGAGCCCACCGACGCCGAGATCGCCGCGTACGTCGCGTCCGGCGAACCCCTTCACGTGGCCGGGGCGTTCACCCTCGACGGCCGCTCGGCGCCGTTCATCGACGGCATCGACGGAGACCACGGCAATGTCATCGGGATCTCGCTGCCGCTGGTGCGCCGACTGCTGGGCGAACTGGGCGTGGGGATCACGGAGTTGTGGGCGCCGCCGGAGAAGTGA
- a CDS encoding SGNH/GDSL hydrolase family protein, whose protein sequence is MEAFVVFTTAWTASPQRPSEGFTPNWSQEGFWRQSLRQVVRLSAGGDRVRVRLSNAYGTSPLRVAGASLARTGAGAAVQPGSVRRLTFAGAASVEIPAYGHTVSDAVGLALESGESVTVTLHLDAVTGPATFHAQAFTTSYRGPGDRLADTGGEGFDATTESWYFLSAVEVSAGRRDGIALLGDSITDGFGSTPGADRRWSDALAERTGRPVLNAGIGGNLLLNDSAWYGERSVHRLARDVLDHEGVSTLVVLQGLNDIGFSETDEQLTYKPAPVVEAEELIAGHRELIRRARARGLYVVGATLLPFGGSDHWGEHAAKVSHEVDEWIRCSGEYDAVVDLNRVMADPADPDRLHPAYDFGDHLHPNDAGYEVMAEALAGLLER, encoded by the coding sequence ATGGAGGCCTTCGTCGTGTTCACCACCGCCTGGACCGCCTCGCCCCAGCGCCCCAGTGAGGGCTTCACCCCCAACTGGTCGCAGGAGGGCTTCTGGCGGCAGTCCCTGCGCCAGGTCGTCCGGCTGAGCGCGGGCGGCGACCGCGTCCGCGTCCGGCTCTCCAATGCGTACGGCACCTCACCCCTGAGGGTCGCGGGCGCGAGCCTCGCCCGGACGGGGGCGGGCGCTGCCGTGCAGCCCGGCTCGGTACGGCGGCTGACCTTCGCGGGGGCCGCGTCCGTCGAGATCCCGGCGTACGGCCACACGGTCAGCGACGCGGTCGGACTCGCCCTGGAGTCAGGGGAGTCGGTGACCGTCACCCTGCACCTCGACGCCGTCACCGGCCCCGCGACCTTCCACGCCCAGGCCTTCACGACCAGCTACCGCGGTCCCGGCGACCGCCTGGCGGACACCGGCGGCGAGGGCTTCGACGCGACCACCGAGTCCTGGTACTTCCTCTCCGCGGTCGAGGTCTCCGCGGGCCGCAGGGACGGGATCGCGCTCCTCGGCGACTCGATCACCGACGGCTTCGGCTCGACCCCGGGTGCCGACCGGCGCTGGTCCGACGCGCTCGCCGAACGCACCGGACGGCCCGTGCTGAACGCCGGGATCGGCGGCAACCTGCTTCTCAACGATTCGGCGTGGTACGGCGAGAGGAGCGTCCACCGGCTCGCCCGCGACGTCCTCGACCACGAGGGCGTGAGCACACTCGTCGTGCTCCAGGGCCTCAACGACATCGGCTTCAGCGAGACCGACGAACAGCTCACGTACAAGCCCGCCCCGGTCGTCGAGGCCGAGGAACTCATCGCCGGCCACCGGGAGTTGATCCGCCGGGCTCGCGCGCGGGGCCTGTACGTCGTCGGCGCGACCCTGCTCCCCTTCGGCGGCTCCGACCACTGGGGCGAGCACGCGGCGAAGGTGAGCCACGAGGTCGACGAATGGATTCGCTGCTCGGGCGAGTACGACGCGGTGGTGGACCTGAACCGCGTCATGGCCGACCCGGCGGACCCGGACCGGCTGCACCCGGCGTACGACTTCGGCGACCACCTGCACCCGAACGACGCCGGGTACGAGGTGATGGCCGAAGCCCTCGCCGGTCTTCTTGAGCGCTAG
- a CDS encoding purine-nucleoside phosphorylase: MNASLLPDDIQGDPYAAADAAAARLRELTGAETHDVALVMGSGWAPAVNALGTPEAEFQVTELPGFPPPAVEGHGGTVRSYRIGAKRALVFLGRTHFYEGRGVAAVSHGVRTAVAAGAKTIVLTNGCGGLREGMRPGQPVLISDHINLTATSPIVGANFVDLTDLYSPRLRALCKEIDETLEEGVYAQFPGPHYETPAEIRMARVIGADLVGMSTVLEAIAAREAGAEVLGISLVTNLAAGMTGEPLNHEEVLQAGRDSATRMGALLTQVLDRL; this comes from the coding sequence GTGAACGCATCTCTTCTTCCGGACGACATCCAGGGCGACCCGTACGCCGCCGCCGACGCCGCCGCCGCGCGTTTGCGCGAGCTCACCGGCGCCGAGACCCACGACGTCGCGCTCGTGATGGGCTCCGGCTGGGCACCGGCCGTGAACGCCCTTGGTACCCCCGAGGCCGAGTTCCAGGTCACCGAGCTGCCCGGCTTCCCGCCGCCGGCGGTCGAGGGGCACGGCGGCACGGTCCGCTCCTACCGGATCGGGGCCAAGCGGGCGCTGGTCTTCCTGGGCCGCACCCACTTCTACGAGGGCCGCGGGGTGGCTGCCGTCTCGCACGGCGTGCGGACCGCCGTCGCCGCGGGCGCCAAGACCATCGTGCTGACCAACGGCTGCGGCGGCCTGCGCGAGGGCATGCGTCCCGGCCAGCCGGTCCTGATCAGCGACCACATCAACCTCACCGCGACCTCGCCGATCGTGGGCGCGAACTTCGTGGACCTCACGGATCTGTACTCCCCGCGCCTGCGCGCCCTGTGCAAGGAGATCGACGAGACCCTCGAAGAGGGCGTCTACGCGCAGTTCCCCGGCCCGCACTACGAGACGCCGGCGGAGATCCGCATGGCCCGGGTCATCGGCGCGGATCTGGTCGGCATGTCGACGGTGCTCGAGGCGATCGCCGCGCGTGAGGCCGGCGCCGAGGTGCTGGGCATCTCCCTGGTGACCAACCTCGCCGCCGGCATGACGGGCGAGCCCCTCAACCATGAGGAGGTCCTGCAGGCCGGCCGCGACTCCGCCACCCGCATGGGCGCCCTGCTGACCCAGGTCCTCGACCGCCTTTAG
- the deoC gene encoding deoxyribose-phosphate aldolase — MPTSAHAAHTLTDVTASDSTLRRFLHGLPGVDAVGLEARAASLGTRSIKTTAKAYAIDLAISMVDLTTLEGADTPGKVRALGAKAVRPDPTDRTTPSTAAVCVYPDMVATAKSAVAGSGVKVASVATAFPAGRAALDVKLADVRDAIAAGADEIDMVIDRGAFLSGHYLKVYDEIVAVKETCGTSARLKVIFETGELSTYDNIRRASWLGMLAGADFIKTSTGKVAVNATPANTLLMLEAVRDFRAQTGVQVGVKPAGGIRTTKDAIKFLVLVNETAGADWLDNHWFRFGASSLLNDLLMQRQKLATGRYSGPDYVTVD, encoded by the coding sequence ATGCCCACCTCTGCACACGCTGCTCATACGCTCACGGACGTGACCGCGTCCGACAGCACGCTGCGCCGCTTCCTTCACGGGCTGCCCGGCGTCGACGCGGTCGGCCTGGAGGCGCGCGCCGCCTCACTCGGCACCCGATCCATCAAGACGACCGCGAAGGCGTACGCCATCGACCTCGCCATCTCGATGGTCGACCTGACGACGCTGGAAGGCGCGGACACCCCGGGCAAGGTCCGGGCGCTCGGCGCCAAGGCGGTCCGCCCCGACCCGACCGACCGCACGACGCCCAGCACGGCCGCGGTCTGCGTCTATCCCGACATGGTGGCGACCGCGAAGTCGGCCGTCGCCGGTTCCGGCGTGAAGGTCGCCTCCGTCGCCACCGCCTTCCCGGCGGGCCGCGCCGCGCTCGACGTGAAGCTGGCCGACGTGCGCGACGCGATCGCCGCGGGTGCCGACGAGATCGACATGGTCATCGACCGCGGGGCGTTCCTCTCGGGCCACTATCTGAAGGTGTACGACGAGATCGTCGCCGTGAAGGAGACCTGCGGGACGAGCGCCCGGCTGAAGGTCATCTTCGAGACCGGCGAGCTGTCGACGTACGACAACATCCGTCGGGCCTCCTGGCTCGGCATGCTGGCCGGCGCCGACTTCATCAAGACCTCCACGGGCAAGGTCGCGGTCAACGCGACGCCCGCGAACACGCTCCTGATGCTGGAGGCGGTGCGTGACTTCCGCGCCCAGACCGGGGTACAGGTCGGCGTGAAGCCCGCCGGCGGCATCCGCACCACCAAGGACGCGATCAAGTTCCTGGTCCTGGTGAACGAGACGGCGGGCGCGGACTGGCTGGACAACCACTGGTTCCGCTTCGGCGCCTCCTCGCTCCTGAACGACCTGCTGATGCAGCGTCAGAAGCTGGCCACCGGCCGCTACTCCGGCCCCGACTATGTGACGGTGGACTGA
- a CDS encoding gamma-glutamylcyclotransferase, which yields MSLYAAYAGNLDPRLMTRRAPHSPLRATGWLNGWRLTFGGEHMGWEGALATIVEAPRSQVFVALYDVAPLDEDSMDRWEGVGLDIYRRMRLRVHTLEGEEPAWVYVLNGYEGGLPSARYLGEIADAAESAGAPHDYVMELRKRPC from the coding sequence ATGTCGCTCTACGCCGCGTACGCCGGCAATCTCGACCCGCGGCTCATGACGCGCCGCGCTCCGCACTCGCCGCTGCGCGCCACGGGCTGGCTGAACGGCTGGCGGCTGACGTTCGGCGGCGAGCACATGGGCTGGGAGGGCGCGCTGGCGACGATCGTCGAGGCGCCCCGGTCCCAGGTCTTCGTGGCGCTGTACGACGTCGCCCCGCTGGACGAGGACTCCATGGACCGCTGGGAGGGCGTCGGCCTCGACATCTACCGCCGGATGCGCCTGCGGGTGCACACGCTGGAGGGCGAGGAGCCGGCGTGGGTGTACGTGCTGAACGGGTACGAGGGGGGACTGCCGTCGGCGCGGTATCTCGGGGAGATCGCCGACGCGGCGGAATCCGCGGGGGCACCCCACGACTATGTGATGGAACTGCGCAAGCGGCCCTGCTGA
- a CDS encoding NAD(P)H-quinone dehydrogenase: MEYVTRIVIIGGGPGGYEAALVAAQLGAEVTVVDCDGLGGASVLTDCVPSKTLIATAEVMTTFDSSYEELGIIVADDTPPLEQAARVVGVDLGKVNRRVKRLALAQSHDITASVTRAGARVMRGRGRLDGMQSIDGSRKVIVRTADGTEETLVADAVLIATGGHPRELPDAQPDGERILNWTQVYDLDELPEELIVVGSGVTGAEFAGAYQALGSKVTLVSSRDRVLPGEDPDAAAVLEDVFRRRGMNVMARSRAESAKRVGDRVEVTLADGRVISGTHCLMAVGAIPNSSGMGLEEAGVKVRDSGHIWTDKVSRTTAPGVYAAGDVTGVFALASVAAMQGRIAMYHFLGDAVAPLNLKTVSSNVFTDPEIATVGYSQADVDGGKIDARVVKLPLLRNPRAKMQGIRDGFVKIFCRPGTGIVVGGVVVSPRASELIHPISIAVDNNLTVEQIANAFTVYPSLSGSIAEVARQLHTRKTTGEG, translated from the coding sequence ATGGAGTACGTGACTCGGATCGTGATCATCGGTGGCGGACCCGGCGGATATGAAGCTGCCCTGGTGGCAGCGCAACTCGGCGCGGAGGTGACCGTCGTCGACTGCGACGGTCTGGGCGGGGCGTCGGTGCTCACCGACTGCGTGCCGTCGAAGACCCTGATCGCCACGGCCGAGGTGATGACCACCTTCGACTCCTCGTACGAGGAGCTGGGCATCATCGTGGCCGACGACACACCTCCCCTGGAGCAGGCGGCCCGGGTGGTCGGTGTCGACCTGGGCAAGGTCAACCGCCGTGTGAAGCGCCTCGCACTGGCCCAGTCGCACGACATCACCGCCTCCGTGACGCGGGCCGGCGCCCGGGTCATGCGCGGCCGCGGGCGGCTCGACGGCATGCAGTCCATCGACGGCTCGCGCAAGGTGATCGTGCGGACCGCGGACGGCACCGAGGAGACCCTCGTCGCCGACGCCGTCCTCATCGCCACCGGCGGCCACCCGCGCGAGCTGCCCGACGCGCAGCCCGACGGCGAGCGCATCCTGAACTGGACCCAGGTCTACGACCTCGACGAACTCCCCGAGGAGCTCATCGTGGTCGGTTCCGGTGTCACGGGCGCCGAGTTCGCCGGTGCCTACCAGGCCCTCGGCTCCAAGGTCACCCTCGTCTCCTCCCGCGACCGCGTGCTGCCGGGCGAGGACCCCGACGCCGCCGCCGTCCTGGAGGACGTGTTCCGCCGCCGTGGCATGAACGTGATGGCCCGCTCCCGCGCCGAGTCGGCCAAACGGGTGGGCGACCGCGTCGAGGTCACGCTCGCCGACGGCCGCGTCATCTCCGGCACCCACTGCCTGATGGCCGTCGGCGCCATCCCGAACAGCAGCGGGATGGGCCTGGAGGAGGCCGGCGTGAAGGTCCGCGACTCGGGTCACATCTGGACCGACAAGGTCTCCCGCACCACCGCCCCCGGTGTGTACGCCGCCGGTGACGTGACCGGCGTCTTCGCCCTCGCCTCCGTCGCCGCGATGCAGGGCCGTATCGCCATGTACCACTTCCTCGGCGACGCGGTGGCCCCGCTGAACCTGAAGACGGTCTCCTCGAACGTCTTCACCGACCCCGAGATCGCGACGGTCGGCTACTCGCAGGCCGACGTCGACGGCGGCAAGATCGACGCCCGCGTCGTCAAGCTGCCGCTGCTGCGCAACCCGCGCGCCAAGATGCAGGGCATCCGGGACGGCTTCGTCAAGATCTTCTGCCGTCCGGGCACCGGGATCGTCGTCGGCGGAGTGGTCGTGTCGCCCCGCGCTTCGGAACTGATCCACCCCATCTCGATCGCGGTCGACAACAATCTGACGGTCGAACAGATCGCGAACGCGTTCACCGTGTACCCGTCCCTGTCGGGGTCGATCGCGGAGGTGGCCCGGCAGTTGCACACCCGGAAGACCACGGGCGAGGGCTGA
- a CDS encoding phospho-sugar mutase — MQDELIARAEAWLAEDPDAETREELGKLIDAEDVTELAARFSGTLQFGTAGLRGELGAGPMRMNRAVVIRAAAGLAAYLKAKGQSGGLVVIGFDARHKSADFARDTAAVMTGAGLRAAVLPRPLPTPVLAYAIRHLGAVAGVEVTASHNPPRDNGYKVYLGDGSQIVPPADAEIAAEIDAIRALADVPRPDAGWETLDEGVLDAYLARTDAVLSAGSPHTARTVYTAMHGVGKDVLLAAFTRAGFPEPVLVAEQAEPDPDFPTVAFPNPEEPGAMDLAFAKARETDPDLIVANDPDADRLAVAVKDGEDWRMLRGDEVGALLAQHLVDRGARGTFAESIVSSSLLGRIAEKAGLPYEETLTGFKWIARVEGLRYGYEEALGYCVDPEGVRDKDGITAALLITELASELKEQGRTLLDLLDDIAVAHGLHATDQLAVRVEDLSVIANAMRRLREQPPTQLAGLAITKAEDLTQGTELLPPTDGLRYTLDGARVIVRPSGTEPKLKCYLEVVVPVGTRDNLPAAHAKARDLLTTIKRDLSAAAGI; from the coding sequence GTGCAGGACGAACTCATCGCACGGGCCGAGGCGTGGCTGGCCGAGGACCCCGACGCGGAGACCCGTGAGGAACTCGGCAAGCTCATCGACGCCGAGGACGTCACCGAGCTCGCCGCGCGCTTCAGCGGCACTCTGCAGTTCGGCACCGCGGGCCTGCGCGGCGAGCTCGGCGCGGGTCCGATGCGCATGAACCGCGCGGTGGTCATCCGTGCCGCCGCGGGCCTCGCCGCATACCTCAAGGCGAAGGGGCAGAGCGGCGGTCTCGTCGTCATCGGCTTCGACGCCCGTCACAAGTCGGCGGACTTCGCCCGCGACACCGCGGCCGTCATGACGGGCGCGGGCCTCCGCGCCGCCGTACTGCCCCGCCCCCTCCCCACCCCCGTCCTCGCGTACGCCATAAGGCACCTCGGCGCGGTCGCGGGCGTGGAGGTCACCGCCAGCCACAACCCGCCCCGCGACAACGGCTACAAGGTCTACCTCGGCGACGGCTCCCAGATCGTGCCTCCCGCGGACGCGGAGATCGCCGCCGAGATCGACGCCATCCGGGCCCTCGCCGACGTGCCGCGCCCGGACGCCGGCTGGGAGACCCTCGACGAGGGCGTCCTGGACGCCTATCTGGCCCGCACGGACGCCGTCCTGTCCGCCGGGTCCCCGCACACCGCCCGGACCGTCTACACGGCCATGCACGGCGTCGGCAAGGACGTCCTCCTTGCCGCCTTCACGCGCGCCGGGTTCCCGGAGCCGGTCCTCGTCGCCGAGCAGGCCGAGCCCGACCCGGACTTCCCGACCGTCGCCTTCCCCAACCCGGAAGAGCCCGGCGCGATGGACCTCGCCTTCGCGAAGGCCCGCGAGACCGACCCCGACCTGATCGTCGCCAACGACCCGGACGCGGACCGCCTCGCGGTGGCCGTCAAGGACGGTGAGGACTGGCGGATGCTGCGCGGCGACGAGGTCGGCGCGCTGCTCGCCCAGCACCTGGTCGACCGCGGGGCGCGCGGCACGTTCGCCGAGTCGATCGTCTCCTCCTCGCTGCTCGGCCGGATCGCCGAGAAGGCCGGTCTCCCGTACGAGGAGACGCTGACGGGCTTCAAGTGGATCGCCCGCGTCGAGGGCCTGCGCTACGGCTACGAGGAGGCGCTCGGCTACTGCGTCGACCCCGAGGGCGTCCGCGACAAGGACGGCATCACCGCCGCCCTCCTCATCACCGAACTGGCCTCCGAGCTCAAGGAGCAGGGGCGCACGCTGCTCGACCTGCTCGACGACATCGCGGTCGCGCACGGGCTGCACGCCACCGACCAGCTGGCGGTGCGCGTGGAGGACCTCTCGGTCATCGCGAACGCCATGCGGCGCCTGCGCGAGCAACCGCCGACGCAGCTCGCCGGCCTGGCCATCACCAAGGCCGAGGACCTGACGCAGGGCACGGAGCTGCTCCCGCCGACGGACGGACTGCGCTACACGCTGGACGGCGCCCGCGTCATCGTCCGGCCGAGCGGCACCGAGCCGAAGCTGAAGTGCTACCTGGAGGTCGTCGTCCCGGTCGGCACCCGCGACAACCTCCCCGCGGCGCACGCGAAGGCCCGCGACCTGCTGACGACGATCAAGCGGGACCTGTCGGCGGCGGCCGGCATCTGA
- a CDS encoding biotin carboxylase N-terminal domain-containing protein, with protein MRKVLIANRGEIAVRVARACRDAGIASVAVYAEPDRDALHVRAADEAFALGGDTPASSYLDIAKVLQAAADSGADAIHPGYGFLSENAEFAQAVLDAGLIWIGPPPQAIRDLGDKVAARHIAQRAGAPLVAGTPDPVSGADEVVAFAQEHGLPIAIKAAFGGGGRGLKVARTLEEVPELYESAVREAVAAFGRGECFVERYLDKPRHVETQCLADSHGNVVVVSTRDCSLQRRHQKLVEEAPAPFLSDAQVAELYSSSKAILKEAGYVGAGTVEFLVGMDGTISFLEVNTRLQVEHPVTEEVAGIDLVREMFRIADGEELGYGDPELRGHSFEFRINGEDPGRGFLPAPGTVTTFDAPSGPGVRLDAGVESGSVIGPAWDSLLAKLIVTGATREQALQRAARALEEFQVEGMATAIPFHRAVVTDPAFAPELTGSADPFTVHTRWIETEFVNEIKPFAAPADTEVEDEPGRETVVVEVGGKRLEVSLPVSLGMSLARTGLAAGAKPKRRAAKKSGPAASGDTLASPMQGTIVKVAVEEGQEVKEGDLIVVLEAMKMEQPLNAHRSGTIKGLTAEVGASLTSGAPICDIKD; from the coding sequence GTGCGCAAGGTGTTGATCGCCAACCGTGGCGAAATCGCTGTCCGCGTCGCTCGGGCCTGCCGTGACGCCGGGATCGCGAGCGTGGCCGTGTACGCGGAGCCGGACCGGGACGCGCTGCATGTCCGGGCGGCCGACGAGGCGTTCGCCCTGGGCGGTGACACCCCCGCCAGCAGCTACCTGGACATCGCCAAAGTGCTCCAGGCCGCCGCGGATTCCGGCGCGGATGCCATCCACCCGGGCTACGGCTTCCTCTCCGAGAACGCGGAGTTCGCGCAGGCGGTCCTGGACGCCGGCCTGATCTGGATCGGCCCGCCGCCGCAGGCCATCCGCGATCTCGGTGACAAGGTCGCCGCCCGGCACATCGCCCAGCGCGCCGGCGCCCCGCTGGTCGCCGGTACGCCGGACCCGGTCTCGGGCGCCGACGAGGTCGTCGCCTTCGCGCAGGAGCACGGGCTGCCGATCGCGATCAAGGCCGCCTTCGGCGGTGGCGGCCGCGGCCTGAAGGTCGCCCGCACCCTCGAAGAGGTTCCCGAGCTGTACGAGTCCGCGGTGCGCGAGGCCGTGGCGGCCTTCGGCCGGGGCGAGTGCTTCGTGGAGCGCTACCTCGACAAGCCCCGGCACGTGGAGACCCAGTGCCTGGCCGACAGCCACGGCAACGTGGTGGTCGTCTCCACCCGTGACTGCTCCCTCCAGCGCCGCCACCAGAAGCTGGTCGAGGAGGCCCCGGCGCCGTTCCTGTCGGACGCCCAGGTCGCGGAGCTGTACTCCTCGTCCAAGGCGATCCTGAAGGAAGCCGGCTACGTCGGCGCCGGCACCGTCGAGTTCCTCGTCGGCATGGACGGCACGATCTCCTTCCTGGAGGTCAACACCCGCCTCCAGGTCGAGCACCCGGTCACCGAGGAGGTCGCCGGCATCGACCTCGTACGCGAGATGTTCCGCATCGCCGACGGCGAGGAGCTCGGCTACGGCGACCCCGAACTGCGCGGCCACTCCTTCGAGTTCCGCATCAACGGCGAGGACCCGGGCCGCGGCTTCCTGCCCGCGCCGGGCACCGTCACGACCTTCGACGCGCCGTCCGGCCCCGGTGTCCGCCTGGACGCGGGCGTCGAGTCCGGCTCGGTCATCGGCCCGGCCTGGGACTCCCTGCTGGCCAAGCTGATCGTCACCGGCGCCACCCGCGAGCAGGCCCTGCAGCGCGCCGCCCGCGCCCTGGAGGAGTTCCAGGTGGAGGGCATGGCCACGGCCATCCCGTTCCACCGCGCGGTGGTCACCGACCCCGCCTTCGCTCCCGAACTCACCGGCTCCGCCGACCCGTTCACCGTGCACACGCGGTGGATCGAGACCGAGTTCGTCAACGAGATCAAGCCGTTCGCCGCCCCGGCCGACACCGAGGTCGAGGACGAGCCGGGCCGCGAGACCGTGGTCGTCGAGGTCGGCGGCAAGCGCCTGGAGGTCTCCCTCCCGGTCTCGCTGGGCATGTCGCTGGCGCGCACCGGCCTGGCCGCCGGTGCCAAGCCGAAGCGCCGGGCGGCGAAGAAGTCCGGCCCGGCCGCCTCCGGCGACACCCTCGCCTCCCCGATGCAGGGCACCATCGTCAAGGTCGCCGTCGAGGAGGGCCAGGAGGTCAAGGAGGGCGATCTGATCGTCGTCCTGGAGGCCATGAAGATGGAGCAGCCCCTCAACGCCCACCGCTCGGGCACCATCAAGGGCCTGACCGCCGAGGTCGGCGCGTCCCTCACCTCCGGCGCCCCCATCTGCGACATCAAGGACTGA
- a CDS encoding PH domain-containing protein, with product MTTPDHQSPPPDASRPESKDRTYRSPSGIAGGVLLLGIAGWLGIDALIQGHGRTPWLALAALILLVPLVSAFTLRPAVFANEDRMRIRNPFRVVVLPWGSVVSLRSGYSNEAVTASGAKYQLWAVPVSLRARKSAARRQARGAAADTGDGTTALATRPSRAQTDQIMDDLRELAETRGKAESAQGEPSVRWAYEIMGPAAAGAVLLAILLAVG from the coding sequence ATGACGACCCCGGACCACCAGTCTCCCCCACCGGACGCCTCGCGACCCGAGTCGAAGGACCGGACCTACCGGTCGCCCTCCGGTATCGCGGGCGGCGTCCTGCTGCTCGGCATCGCGGGCTGGCTCGGCATCGACGCCCTGATCCAGGGCCATGGCCGCACACCCTGGCTCGCGCTCGCCGCGCTGATCCTCCTCGTGCCGCTGGTGTCCGCCTTCACGCTGCGCCCCGCCGTCTTCGCGAACGAGGACCGGATGCGCATCCGCAACCCGTTCCGCGTCGTCGTCCTGCCCTGGGGCTCGGTCGTCTCGCTGCGGTCCGGCTACTCCAACGAGGCCGTGACCGCCTCCGGCGCCAAGTACCAGCTGTGGGCCGTGCCCGTCTCGCTGCGCGCCCGCAAGAGCGCGGCCCGGCGGCAGGCGCGCGGGGCCGCCGCCGACACCGGCGACGGCACGACCGCGCTGGCGACCCGGCCCAGCCGCGCCCAGACCGACCAGATCATGGACGACCTGCGCGAGCTGGCCGAGACCCGCGGCAAGGCGGAGAGCGCCCAGGGCGAGCCGAGCGTGCGCTGGGCGTACGAGATCATGGGGCCCGCGGCCGCGGGCGCGGTACTGCTGGCGATCCTGCTGGCCGTGGGCTGA
- the mmpB gene encoding morphogenic membrane protein MmpB, translated as MLWSDPENEPPKELRDMQEMLRRLGILMALAMVLAMLVLGIM; from the coding sequence ATGCTGTGGTCCGACCCTGAGAACGAGCCGCCGAAGGAACTCCGCGACATGCAGGAGATGTTGCGGCGGCTCGGCATTCTCATGGCGCTGGCCATGGTGCTGGCGATGCTCGTCCTCGGCATCATGTGA